From Firmicutes bacterium HGW-Firmicutes-1, one genomic window encodes:
- a CDS encoding cysteine methyltransferase: MFYGYLSSPMGNIEIEACEDALISVSFVDDSTYEESDIPIIQQAKTEFSEFFEGKRNIFDVKYKLSGTDFQIAVWKALTEIPYGKTVSYGYIAQKVGNPKASRAVGGANNKNKLAIIVPCHRVIGANNKMVGYAGGLWRKEGLLQIESQNKF; encoded by the coding sequence TATGGCTATTTATCATCACCAATGGGGAATATAGAAATTGAAGCTTGTGAAGATGCACTTATTAGCGTCTCCTTTGTTGATGATTCTACTTATGAAGAAAGCGATATACCAATCATTCAACAAGCTAAGACCGAGTTCTCAGAGTTTTTTGAAGGCAAAAGAAACATTTTTGATGTAAAATATAAATTATCAGGTACCGACTTTCAAATAGCAGTCTGGAAAGCTCTCACAGAAATTCCTTATGGTAAAACAGTATCCTACGGATATATCGCTCAAAAGGTCGGTAACCCAAAAGCTTCTAGGGCAGTTGGTGGTGCAAATAATAAAAATAAGCTAGCTATTATAGTGCCTTGTCATAGAGTTATTGGGGCAAACAACAAAATGGTTGGTTACGCTGGTGGCCTTTGGAGAAAAGAAGGTCTCTTACAAATTGAGTCTCAAAATAAGTTTTAA
- the crcB gene encoding fluoride efflux transporter CrcB has translation MSKYFYIGIGGALGALLRFLIKGYDIISYRENIPLNTLIINISGSLLLALFLTIAFEIWEFDADLRMGITTGFLGAYTTFSSLCKETVGLINEGYYFSAISYITISTFLGLAFAYLGVILAREAVAKMLRKGNLE, from the coding sequence ATAAGTAAGTATTTTTATATTGGTATAGGTGGAGCCTTAGGTGCGCTGCTTAGATTTTTAATTAAAGGTTACGATATAATAAGTTACAGAGAAAACATTCCATTAAATACTTTAATAATTAATATAAGTGGAAGCCTATTACTAGCTTTATTCCTAACAATTGCGTTTGAGATTTGGGAATTTGATGCCGATTTGAGAATGGGCATCACAACAGGGTTTTTAGGAGCGTATACAACCTTTTCATCATTATGTAAAGAAACGGTGGGCTTGATCAATGAAGGATATTATTTTTCGGCTATTTCCTATATTACGATTTCCACTTTTTTAGGACTAGCATTTGCATATTTGGGTGTTATCCTTGCACGAGAAGCGGTTGCCAAAATGCTTAGAAAAGGTAATTTAGAATAA
- a CDS encoding fluoride efflux transporter CrcB, protein MQYVFICIGGALGSVSRYALGKMISEKTNTTFPIGTFIINIMGAFLLGIVSNQRLTQNVTLMLTDGFLGGFTTFSTFMYEGFNLFQENEKLNAFTYIGGSLILGIIGYVFGVKFSQ, encoded by the coding sequence ATGCAATATGTATTCATATGTATTGGCGGTGCGTTAGGAAGCGTATCTAGATATGCTTTAGGTAAGATGATTTCAGAAAAAACTAACACAACATTTCCAATAGGAACTTTTATTATAAATATTATGGGAGCGTTCTTGCTAGGAATAGTAAGCAATCAAAGACTCACCCAGAATGTAACTTTAATGTTAACAGACGGATTTTTAGGAGGTTTTACAACCTTTTCTACATTTATGTATGAAGGATTTAATTTGTTTCAAGAAAACGAAAAATTAAATGCCTTTACATATATAGGTGGAAGTTTAATATTGGGTATCATTGGATATGTTTTTGGGGTAAAATTTAGTCAATGA
- a CDS encoding DNA mismatch repair protein MutS, protein MTFHSVLFEKNENRIISETLQEPDFFVNLNLDQIINAITDRKQEYNLKPFFYTALNSVETIKYRQEIMRDLENESLFNSIKSFAQKIKEMRRYADIVDKLNYKYHKEGWFLEAVEIYCEAINCLVNDLSLTELKSRGLLAFRDYMRNYAESINFTTLQMETNKLRTDLSTVKYCILIKGTCIKVRKYEEEIDYSIDVVQTFEKFKLGAVKDYKVKFSPRSGMNHVEAGILDLVAKLYPDIFLRLDNYCEKNSNYLDETTSIFDREIQFYVAYLEYISKFKREGLKFCYPQMFDENKEVYNYAGFDLALANKLITQSLPIVYNDFYLKDQERIFVVSGPNQGGKTTFARTFGQLHYLASIGCAVPGREAQLFLFDKLFTHFEKEENITNLNGKLQDDLIRIYDILKQATPNSIIIMNEIFTSTTLKDAILLGKRIMEKIVQLDLLCVCVTFIDELASFSDKTVSLVSTIVPERPEVRTYKIVRSRADGLSYAISIAKKHHVTYECLKERIK, encoded by the coding sequence ATGACTTTCCACAGCGTACTATTTGAAAAAAATGAAAACAGAATAATATCCGAAACTCTTCAAGAACCTGATTTTTTTGTTAATTTAAATCTTGATCAGATTATTAACGCTATTACAGATAGGAAACAAGAATATAATCTGAAACCTTTTTTTTACACTGCCTTGAATAGTGTTGAAACAATCAAATATCGCCAAGAAATTATGCGAGATCTTGAAAATGAATCTTTATTTAATAGTATTAAATCATTTGCGCAAAAAATAAAAGAAATGCGACGATATGCTGATATTGTAGATAAGCTCAATTACAAATATCATAAGGAAGGATGGTTTTTGGAGGCGGTGGAAATTTATTGTGAGGCTATAAATTGTCTCGTAAATGATTTAAGCTTAACAGAATTAAAATCTCGAGGTCTACTGGCCTTTCGTGACTATATGAGGAACTATGCTGAATCCATTAATTTTACTACACTTCAGATGGAAACAAATAAGCTAAGAACAGATTTATCGACTGTAAAGTATTGCATTCTTATAAAAGGAACTTGTATCAAGGTTCGAAAATATGAAGAAGAGATTGATTATAGTATAGATGTGGTGCAAACCTTTGAAAAATTTAAACTAGGTGCGGTAAAAGATTACAAGGTTAAGTTTTCTCCTCGTTCGGGCATGAACCATGTTGAAGCAGGAATACTTGATCTAGTAGCTAAATTGTATCCGGATATATTTTTAAGGCTTGATAATTATTGCGAGAAAAATAGCAATTATCTTGATGAAACCACGAGTATTTTTGATAGGGAAATACAATTTTATGTTGCCTATTTAGAGTATATTTCGAAATTCAAAAGGGAGGGATTGAAATTCTGTTATCCTCAGATGTTTGATGAAAATAAAGAAGTTTATAATTATGCAGGATTTGATTTAGCTCTTGCTAATAAACTCATTACTCAAAGTTTGCCAATTGTATACAATGATTTTTATCTGAAAGACCAGGAGCGAATATTTGTAGTTTCTGGACCTAATCAGGGAGGGAAGACAACCTTTGCTCGTACATTTGGTCAGTTACATTATCTAGCCAGTATAGGTTGCGCCGTACCTGGTAGAGAAGCGCAACTCTTCTTGTTCGACAAACTGTTTACACATTTCGAAAAAGAGGAAAACATTACAAATCTAAATGGAAAACTACAAGATGATTTAATCAGAATTTATGATATTTTAAAGCAAGCCACACCCAATAGTATCATTATAATGAATGAAATTTTTACTTCTACAACATTAAAAGACGCTATTCTTTTGGGCAAAAGAATAATGGAAAAAATAGTGCAATTGGACTTGCTGTGTGTTTGCGTAACTTTTATAGATGAATTGGCTTCTTTTAGTGATAAAACTGTAAGTTTGGTCAGTACAATAGTTCCAGAAAGACCGGAAGTGAGAACCTATAAAATTGTAAGAAGTCGTGCTGACGGACTTTCCTACGCAATATCAATTGCTAAAAAACACCATGTTACATATGAATGTTTAAAGGAGCGCATAAAATAA
- a CDS encoding DNA mismatch repair protein MutS, which translates to MKAFLMYKEQDFDLEQQLPSNEQALTQDLELNTLFNAMALGDDFLFEVAKKVALLSLNDLEAILYRQNILKDCLENSYVVRDIYDIAIESTDTRKRHYYGIFSYYPNSILHSSIGMLQMLMEMLKKLKSIADKTVNQFESEGFTAFFDMIKKEIDDEYLNSLQSHLRELKFREGVLISAKLGKGNEGTGYILRKPQDKSHSWMKRVFSPKPPMYSFSIGNRDESGIKALSELRDRGVNLVANALAQSTDHILSFFNMLRNELAFYVGCLNLNEQLAQIGEPITFPLPVAPNERVHSFNGLYDVCLALTMKQKIVGNDLNADDKELIMITGANQGGKSTFLRSIGLSQLMMQCGMFVPAELYCSNICKGIFTHYRREEDVTMKSGKLDEELGRMSDIVDTITSNSILLFNESFAATNEREGSEIARQITSALLEKNIKVFFVTHLYDFAHSFYDRKMDNAIFLRAERQTDGGRTFKTIEGEPLKTSYGEDLYDRVFRTEN; encoded by the coding sequence ATGAAAGCTTTTCTTATGTATAAAGAACAGGACTTTGATTTGGAGCAGCAATTACCATCTAATGAACAAGCACTGACACAAGACCTAGAACTAAATACGTTGTTTAATGCCATGGCACTCGGTGATGATTTTTTATTCGAAGTAGCAAAAAAAGTTGCTTTGTTAAGTTTAAATGACCTTGAGGCAATACTTTATAGACAAAATATTCTTAAGGATTGTTTGGAAAATTCTTATGTTGTAAGAGACATATACGACATAGCGATAGAATCAACGGATACTAGGAAAAGGCATTACTATGGAATTTTTAGCTATTACCCTAATTCAATACTCCATAGTTCAATTGGAATGTTACAAATGCTCATGGAAATGCTGAAAAAGCTTAAAAGCATTGCTGACAAAACTGTCAATCAATTTGAGTCCGAAGGTTTTACAGCATTCTTTGATATGATAAAAAAGGAAATTGATGATGAATACCTTAATAGTTTACAAAGTCATCTAAGGGAACTAAAATTTCGCGAAGGAGTTTTAATCAGTGCTAAATTGGGAAAAGGAAATGAGGGTACCGGTTATATACTACGCAAGCCACAAGACAAATCCCATAGTTGGATGAAGCGGGTCTTTTCACCAAAACCGCCTATGTACTCTTTTTCTATTGGTAATCGTGATGAAAGTGGTATCAAGGCTTTGTCAGAATTAAGGGACAGAGGGGTTAATCTTGTAGCCAATGCACTCGCCCAATCCACAGATCATATTCTGAGTTTCTTTAACATGCTACGAAATGAATTGGCATTTTATGTAGGTTGTTTGAATTTGAATGAACAACTTGCTCAAATCGGAGAGCCAATTACGTTTCCATTGCCAGTAGCTCCCAATGAACGTGTACATTCCTTTAATGGATTATACGATGTTTGCCTGGCTTTAACAATGAAACAAAAAATTGTGGGTAATGATTTAAATGCAGATGATAAGGAACTAATTATGATAACTGGTGCCAATCAAGGTGGGAAATCGACTTTTTTGCGAAGTATTGGGTTATCACAACTAATGATGCAATGTGGTATGTTTGTACCAGCAGAGTTGTACTGTTCTAATATCTGTAAGGGCATTTTTACTCACTATAGACGTGAAGAAGATGTTACTATGAAAAGTGGGAAACTTGATGAAGAACTCGGTAGAATGAGTGATATAGTGGATACGATAACGTCAAATTCGATATTGCTGTTTAATGAATCATTTGCTGCTACAAACGAAAGAGAAGGTTCAGAGATAGCTCGGCAGATAACTTCTGCATTATTAGAAAAAAATATCAAAGTTTTTTTCGTTACTCATTTATATGATTTTGCACATAGTTTTTATGATAGAAAAATGGATAACGCTATTTTTCTGCGAGCTGAAAGACAAACCGACGGCGGACGAACTTTTAAAACAATCGAAGGTGAACCCTTGAAAACTAGTTATGGAGAAGATTTGTATGACAGGGTATTTAGAACAGAAAATTAA